A single region of the Aeromicrobium chenweiae genome encodes:
- a CDS encoding SpoIIE family protein phosphatase — protein sequence MTTDSANPFAGLRGDTGARDDLVRQLTAAAGDQTALAQVAALAARLLDTPSAHVSLISDVQTIVGGVGASLDDVGVETPADGAVCAVTAGGGVPMMVFDALDDDRLRDLAAVRAGNLRSYLGVPLVVRDQPVGVLCVYGPGPREWSDQDLQLLEQLGTSAVTELQLAVLSDEHEDERLVWQLAVDAAGVGAFDWSIGTGEVRWDDRIRELFGLGDEVFGADVESFHQLVHPDDSARVADALTTAVETCGTYAAEYRVVLPDGVVRWVTARGRALAGPHGAAVRLLGAAYDTTAVQEGEARVARLLEAMPMAFFQLDPQWRFTFLNSEAHRLLGGIGSPIVGDVIWDLFPDAVDSDFEAHYRGAVETGEPVEFEAYYPPPLDRWYEVRGWPAPDGLAVYFVDVTERRRAQERAESAAERARLLSSITDVLTGTLDEELAVAHLAEVVVGPWADWSAVTLIDYSTPHVSAGTGSAEGRDVWRRGLRDVAGWHADPAYRPLVDRYLELRIPSLSDDSFLAQAVRDNRPVFVDQDAARAISAVLEPGEAREVFQRLDPTSTLVLPLRGRERTIGLLTVFRGAGSIGFTGADIADLVDVASRAGVALDNVRLYAEQRDLAEGLQRSLMTAPPEPDHLHVSVRYEPSAEVAQVGGDWYDAFLQTDGATNIVIGDVVGHDTAAAAAMGQVRGLLRGIAVTTGAGPAEVLQRVDEAVQTLQIETMATAVVARLEQTPEERDAGVTRLRWSNAGHPPPLIAVHPEAPETPETTDRVTSVDPRDVTVTALWPDRADLLLGLVPETSRTESVLELSRGCTVLLYTDGLVERRGQSLDDGVAQLQAVLAELIAAGLDQDELCDQLLARMLPEQPEDDVALVAVRLHPQDRPRPAAAGPESVPDNVVEQACSVPAPHTHADDDPRTSLRLPFDATSAGVARRRLVDELEGLGFGESFVIDAELVLGELAANGLEHGRPSGDDTLDVSWCIADDVLRISVCDGGKSAELQALELTRAGVRGRGLAIVDQLCDAWTVDDQQGLRVTAELRRPLD from the coding sequence GTGACCACCGACAGCGCCAACCCGTTCGCGGGGCTGCGCGGCGACACCGGCGCGAGGGACGACCTCGTCCGTCAGCTGACGGCTGCGGCGGGCGACCAGACCGCCCTGGCCCAGGTGGCGGCGCTCGCGGCCCGGCTGCTCGACACGCCGTCGGCGCACGTGTCGCTGATCTCGGACGTGCAGACCATCGTCGGCGGCGTGGGGGCCTCGCTCGACGACGTCGGTGTGGAGACCCCGGCGGACGGCGCGGTGTGCGCCGTCACCGCCGGCGGCGGAGTCCCGATGATGGTCTTCGACGCGCTGGACGACGACCGGCTGCGCGACCTCGCCGCGGTGCGGGCCGGCAACCTGCGTTCCTACCTCGGCGTGCCGCTCGTGGTGCGGGACCAGCCGGTCGGCGTGCTGTGCGTCTACGGCCCGGGTCCGCGCGAGTGGTCCGACCAGGACCTGCAGCTGTTGGAACAGCTCGGGACGTCCGCGGTCACCGAGCTGCAGCTCGCGGTGCTCTCCGACGAGCACGAGGACGAGCGGCTGGTCTGGCAGCTCGCGGTCGACGCGGCCGGCGTCGGCGCGTTCGACTGGAGCATCGGCACCGGTGAGGTGCGGTGGGACGACCGGATCCGCGAGCTCTTCGGCCTGGGCGACGAGGTCTTCGGGGCCGACGTCGAGTCCTTCCACCAGCTGGTCCACCCCGACGACAGTGCCCGCGTGGCGGACGCGCTCACGACGGCCGTCGAGACCTGCGGCACGTACGCCGCCGAGTACCGGGTCGTGCTGCCCGACGGCGTCGTCCGGTGGGTGACCGCCCGTGGCCGTGCTCTGGCGGGTCCGCACGGTGCGGCGGTGCGCCTGCTCGGGGCGGCGTACGACACGACGGCGGTCCAGGAGGGGGAGGCCCGCGTCGCCCGGCTGCTGGAGGCCATGCCCATGGCGTTCTTCCAGCTCGACCCCCAGTGGCGCTTCACGTTCCTCAACTCCGAGGCGCACCGGCTGCTCGGCGGCATCGGCTCGCCGATCGTCGGCGACGTGATCTGGGACCTGTTCCCCGACGCGGTCGACAGCGACTTCGAGGCGCACTACCGCGGAGCGGTCGAGACGGGCGAGCCGGTCGAGTTCGAGGCGTACTACCCGCCCCCGCTCGACCGCTGGTACGAGGTGCGGGGATGGCCCGCGCCGGACGGGCTGGCCGTCTACTTCGTCGACGTGACCGAGCGCCGGCGTGCGCAGGAACGGGCCGAGAGCGCCGCCGAACGGGCGAGGCTGCTGTCGAGCATCACGGACGTCCTGACCGGCACCCTCGACGAGGAGCTCGCCGTGGCCCACCTCGCGGAGGTCGTGGTGGGTCCGTGGGCGGACTGGAGTGCCGTCACGCTGATCGACTACTCGACTCCGCACGTGTCTGCCGGGACGGGGTCGGCCGAGGGCCGCGACGTCTGGCGCCGCGGGCTGCGCGACGTCGCCGGCTGGCACGCGGACCCCGCGTACCGTCCGCTGGTCGACCGGTACCTCGAGCTGCGCATCCCCTCGCTCAGCGACGACTCGTTCCTGGCCCAGGCCGTCCGGGACAACCGTCCGGTCTTCGTCGACCAGGACGCGGCGCGCGCGATCTCCGCGGTCCTGGAGCCGGGCGAGGCGCGGGAGGTCTTCCAGCGGCTCGACCCCACGTCGACGCTCGTCCTGCCGCTGCGTGGCCGCGAACGCACGATCGGCCTGCTGACGGTTTTCCGCGGCGCGGGCAGCATCGGCTTCACGGGCGCCGACATCGCCGATCTCGTCGACGTCGCGAGCCGGGCCGGGGTGGCCCTGGACAACGTCCGGCTGTACGCCGAGCAGCGCGACCTCGCCGAGGGCCTGCAGCGCAGCCTCATGACCGCGCCGCCGGAGCCGGACCACCTGCACGTGTCGGTCCGGTACGAGCCGTCGGCGGAGGTGGCCCAGGTCGGCGGCGACTGGTACGACGCGTTCCTGCAGACCGACGGCGCCACCAACATCGTCATCGGTGACGTCGTGGGTCATGACACGGCCGCGGCGGCCGCGATGGGGCAGGTCCGTGGTCTGCTCCGGGGGATCGCCGTGACGACCGGTGCCGGCCCGGCGGAGGTCCTGCAACGGGTGGACGAGGCCGTGCAGACCCTGCAGATCGAGACCATGGCGACCGCCGTCGTCGCGCGCCTGGAGCAGACCCCCGAGGAGCGGGACGCCGGTGTGACCAGGCTCCGGTGGTCCAACGCAGGTCATCCGCCGCCGCTCATCGCGGTGCATCCCGAGGCGCCGGAGACCCCGGAGACCACGGACCGCGTGACGTCGGTCGATCCCCGCGACGTGACGGTCACGGCGCTGTGGCCGGACCGGGCCGACCTGCTGCTCGGTCTGGTGCCGGAGACGTCACGCACCGAGTCGGTGCTGGAGCTCTCCCGAGGCTGCACGGTCCTGCTCTACACCGACGGCCTGGTCGAGCGCCGCGGCCAGAGCCTGGACGACGGGGTGGCCCAGCTCCAGGCCGTCCTCGCCGAGCTCATCGCCGCAGGCCTGGACCAGGACGAGCTGTGCGACCAGCTGCTCGCCCGGATGCTCCCCGAGCAGCCGGAGGACGACGTCGCGCTCGTCGCCGTCCGGCTGCACCCCCAGGACCGGCCGCGCCCTGCGGCCGCCGGACCGGAGAGCGTCCCGGACAACGTCGTCGAGCAGGCGTGCTCGGTGCCCGCACCCCACACGCATGCCGACGACGACCCCCGCACGAGCCTGCGGCTGCCGTTCGACGCCACGAGCGCCGGGGTCGCGCGACGCCGGCTGGTGGACGAGCTCGAGGGTCTCGGCTTCGGCGAGTCCTTCGTCATCGACGCCGAGCTCGTGCTCGGGGAGCTCGCCGCCAACGGACTGGAGCACGGCCGGCCGAGCGGCGACGACACCCTCGACGTCTCCTGGTGCATCGCCGACGACGTGCTGCGCATCAGCGTCTGCGACGGCGGGAAGTCCGCCGAGCTGCAGGCGCTGGAGCTCACGCGCGCGGGGGTGCGCGGCAGGGGACTGGCCATCGTGGACCAGCTGTGCGACGCGTGGACGGTCGACGACCAGCAGGGACTGCGGGTGACGGCCGAGCTGAGGCGACCATTAGACTGA
- a CDS encoding GMC family oxidoreductase — MIADYLVVGAGAAGCALAGRLAAEPGVSVLLVEHGGPARNPLIAVPRAFYVTLRSKTYTHRYPTRAVAGGDAEVWMRGRGVGGSTLVNGMMWVRGSRADADALAAAGNPGWDARAFADAYASLERRLGVSVPTEGDDVTEALFSSAASLGLRRTDDVNAADDERIGFTPATIRDGRRVTAAALLRPSGRQGSLTVLTRARVDRVLLDGTRAVGVLVERRGRMIEVRARREVLVAAGAVESPLLLERSGIGRPDVLTAAGVTPVVESSNVGERMIEQRAVSMQVRFRDRRGPTERLNTRPKQLVEGARYLATRRGPVATSGYDVVSVFRSSPAVDRPDVQGVWVPMALDETSARMQLAPYSGMLFTGYAVRPTTPSSVHLGADAVPVVAPRYLEHEAERAATGSILEHARRVVATGPLADLVADEVFPGPTVATPEDVVGYALRSGGGIYHAVGSCAMGPADDDVVDHRLRVRGTDGLRVVDASVLPRQLSGSSAAPVTAVGWIAGGMVLGDS; from the coding sequence GTGATCGCGGACTACCTGGTCGTGGGGGCCGGCGCCGCCGGCTGCGCGCTGGCGGGCCGCCTGGCGGCGGAGCCGGGGGTGTCGGTCCTGCTGGTCGAGCACGGCGGACCGGCGCGCAACCCGCTGATCGCCGTCCCTCGCGCCTTCTACGTCACGCTCCGCTCGAAGACCTACACCCACCGGTACCCGACGCGGGCCGTCGCGGGTGGCGACGCCGAGGTCTGGATGCGCGGACGCGGGGTCGGCGGCTCGACGCTGGTCAACGGGATGATGTGGGTCCGTGGCTCCCGGGCCGACGCCGACGCGCTGGCGGCGGCGGGCAACCCGGGCTGGGACGCGCGGGCGTTCGCGGACGCGTACGCATCGCTCGAGCGGCGGCTGGGGGTCTCGGTCCCGACAGAGGGCGACGACGTGACCGAGGCGCTCTTCTCGTCCGCCGCCTCGCTCGGGCTGCGACGCACCGACGACGTCAACGCTGCCGACGACGAGCGCATCGGCTTCACGCCGGCCACGATCCGGGACGGCCGCCGCGTCACCGCGGCCGCGCTCCTCCGCCCGTCCGGCCGCCAGGGCAGCCTGACGGTCCTGACCCGTGCCCGGGTCGACCGGGTGCTGCTCGACGGGACCCGCGCCGTGGGCGTGCTCGTCGAACGGCGCGGTCGCATGATCGAGGTGCGTGCCCGGCGGGAGGTGCTCGTGGCAGCCGGCGCGGTCGAGAGCCCGTTGCTGCTCGAGCGCTCCGGGATCGGTCGCCCGGACGTCCTCACGGCAGCCGGGGTGACGCCGGTGGTCGAGAGCTCGAACGTGGGCGAGCGGATGATCGAGCAGCGCGCCGTGAGCATGCAGGTCCGCTTCCGCGATCGCCGCGGTCCGACCGAGCGGCTCAACACCCGGCCGAAGCAGCTGGTCGAGGGCGCCCGCTACCTGGCCACCCGTCGCGGACCGGTGGCGACCAGCGGGTACGACGTGGTGAGCGTGTTCCGGTCCTCGCCCGCCGTGGACCGCCCCGACGTCCAGGGCGTCTGGGTGCCCATGGCGCTCGACGAGACGTCTGCGCGCATGCAGCTGGCGCCGTACTCGGGGATGTTGTTCACCGGCTACGCAGTGCGGCCGACCACCCCCTCGAGCGTCCACCTGGGCGCAGACGCCGTCCCGGTGGTCGCGCCGCGTTATCTCGAGCACGAGGCGGAGCGGGCCGCGACCGGCTCGATCCTCGAGCACGCTCGCCGCGTCGTGGCCACGGGACCGCTCGCCGACCTCGTGGCGGACGAGGTGTTCCCCGGCCCCACGGTGGCGACGCCCGAGGACGTCGTCGGCTATGCGCTGCGATCCGGGGGCGGGATCTACCACGCGGTCGGCTCGTGCGCGATGGGCCCGGCGGACGACGACGTCGTCGACCACCGGTTGCGCGTCCGGGGGACGGACGGGCTCCGGGTGGTCGACGCCTCGGTCCTGCCGCGGCAGCTGTCCGGCAGCTCCGCGGCGCCGGTCACCGCCGTGGGCTGGATCGCCGGCGGCATGGTCCTCGGCGACTCATGA
- the mftF gene encoding mycofactocin biosynthesis glycosyltransferase MftF (Members of this protein family, MftF, are glycosyltransferases, members of PF00535 (glycosyl transferase family 2). The encoding gene is found as part of the mycofactocin cassette, in Mycobacterium tuberculosis, many other Actinobacteria, and occasional members of other lineages. Mycofactocin itself, a putative redox carrier, is a heavily modified derivative of the C-terminal Val-Tyr dipeptide of the mycofactocin precursor MftA (TIGR03969).), which produces MTPGATALPDGFAVRLHDDVELGPVVPAGWRFLRLSATARSLLADRSLVVSSPVTAMLAARLLDLDLADPVPDVGAAPGPDSVTVVVPVKDNARGVDRLLTSLSGHVACVVVDDGSADPRALAQVVERHGAALVRLDRNVGPAAARDAGLRSVRTPLVAFVDSDVEVAPSALGQLAAHFADPGLAAAAPRIRSHGGTRWFERYDDAMGSLDLGPRSATVRPWSPVAYVPSACLVARVELLGDGFDPRLRCGEDVDLVWRLHDAGHRVRYVAEVEVGHEVRRTVRSWLGRKAFYGTSAALLAQRHGDKVAPAILSPTSTLTVAGVLLQRRWSWAIAAGLSAWTLHDAGRRLPELSFQQRLGLARTADVALAKQASGLALRHWWPVTAVLAVVSPRARRAVAVMVLADGVATHRSSGTDLDVLRFTLARRADDLAYGAGVWWGAVRERSVACLLPRRDSVVRGGPGR; this is translated from the coding sequence GTGACGCCCGGCGCCACCGCGCTGCCCGACGGGTTCGCCGTCCGTCTCCACGACGACGTCGAGCTGGGCCCGGTGGTGCCGGCCGGCTGGCGCTTCCTGCGGCTGTCCGCCACGGCCCGGTCGCTGCTGGCCGACCGCTCGCTGGTGGTCTCCTCGCCGGTCACCGCGATGCTCGCGGCGCGCCTGCTCGACCTCGACCTGGCGGACCCGGTGCCGGACGTCGGCGCTGCGCCGGGCCCGGACTCGGTGACGGTGGTGGTGCCCGTCAAGGACAACGCCAGGGGTGTGGACCGCCTGCTGACGTCGCTGTCGGGGCACGTCGCGTGTGTCGTCGTCGACGACGGGTCGGCCGATCCGCGGGCCCTGGCCCAGGTGGTGGAGCGGCACGGTGCAGCGCTGGTGCGGCTGGACCGCAACGTGGGCCCCGCCGCCGCACGGGACGCCGGGCTGCGCTCGGTCCGGACGCCGTTGGTCGCCTTCGTCGACTCCGACGTGGAGGTCGCGCCGTCGGCGCTCGGGCAGCTGGCCGCCCACTTCGCCGATCCTGGCCTGGCCGCTGCCGCGCCGCGCATCCGGTCGCACGGTGGCACGCGGTGGTTCGAGCGGTACGACGACGCCATGGGGTCGCTCGATCTCGGTCCCCGGTCCGCGACCGTCCGCCCGTGGTCGCCCGTCGCGTACGTCCCCAGCGCGTGCCTGGTCGCGAGGGTCGAGCTGCTCGGCGACGGATTCGACCCGCGGCTGCGCTGCGGCGAGGACGTGGATCTCGTCTGGCGGCTGCACGACGCCGGGCACCGGGTCCGCTACGTCGCGGAGGTCGAGGTGGGCCACGAGGTGCGGCGCACCGTGAGGAGCTGGCTCGGCCGCAAGGCCTTCTACGGCACGTCCGCCGCCCTGCTGGCGCAGCGGCACGGTGACAAGGTGGCGCCCGCGATCCTGTCCCCGACCAGCACCCTGACGGTCGCCGGCGTCCTGCTGCAGCGCCGGTGGTCGTGGGCGATCGCCGCCGGGCTCAGCGCGTGGACCCTCCACGACGCCGGCCGGCGGCTCCCCGAGCTCTCCTTCCAGCAGCGTCTCGGCCTCGCGCGCACCGCGGACGTCGCCCTGGCGAAGCAGGCGTCGGGTCTTGCCCTGCGGCACTGGTGGCCGGTCACGGCCGTCCTGGCCGTCGTCTCGCCGCGTGCCCGCCGCGCGGTCGCCGTGATGGTGCTCGCCGACGGGGTGGCCACCCACCGGTCGTCGGGGACGGACCTGGACGTCCTGCGGTTCACGCTGGCCCGGCGCGCCGACGACCTGGCCTACGGTGCGGGCGTGTGGTGGGGGGCCGTGCGTGAGCGCTCGGTGGCGTGCCTGCTGCCGCGTCGGGACTCCGTCGTCCGTGGAGGTCCTGGCAGGTGA
- the mftE gene encoding mycofactocin biosynthesis peptidyl-dipeptidase MftE, translating into MSAPLADATWTEIGPAPLVLVPVGSIEQHGPHLPLDTDTAIAVAVSDAVADALGGDVLVAPPVSYGASGEHQSFAGTCSIGSEALHGFVIELVRSMSTWAGRIVFVNAHGGNVSSLAKATFQMIAEEHDVAWVPCATEEVDLHAGITETSLMLHLRPGSVRLDRAEAGETRPLADILPLMMAGGIGAVSPNGVLGDPAGASAEQGAATLAVMMDDIVQRIRHAETNARGMLLQPSTAPAR; encoded by the coding sequence ATGAGTGCACCGCTCGCCGATGCGACCTGGACCGAGATCGGTCCGGCACCGCTCGTGCTCGTCCCGGTCGGGTCGATCGAGCAGCACGGGCCGCACCTGCCGCTCGACACGGACACCGCCATCGCGGTGGCGGTGTCCGACGCGGTGGCGGACGCCCTCGGAGGTGACGTGCTCGTCGCTCCGCCCGTCTCGTACGGGGCCAGCGGCGAGCACCAGTCCTTCGCCGGGACCTGCTCGATCGGCTCCGAGGCGCTGCACGGCTTCGTCATCGAGCTGGTCCGGTCCATGAGCACCTGGGCGGGACGGATCGTGTTCGTCAACGCGCACGGCGGCAACGTCTCCTCGCTCGCGAAGGCGACGTTCCAGATGATCGCCGAGGAGCACGACGTCGCCTGGGTCCCGTGCGCGACGGAGGAGGTCGACCTCCACGCGGGCATCACCGAGACGTCGCTGATGCTGCACCTTCGTCCGGGCTCGGTGCGGCTGGACCGGGCGGAGGCGGGGGAGACCCGCCCCCTGGCCGACATCCTGCCGCTCATGATGGCCGGCGGCATCGGCGCCGTCTCGCCGAACGGCGTGCTGGGCGACCCGGCCGGAGCCTCGGCCGAGCAGGGCGCGGCGACGTTGGCGGTGATGATGGACGACATCGTCCAGCGGATCCGCCACGCCGAGACGAACGCGCGCGGCATGCTGCTCCAGCCCTCGACCGCCCCAGCGCGGTGA